One genomic segment of Chelonia mydas isolate rCheMyd1 unplaced genomic scaffold, rCheMyd1.pri.v2 scaffold_59_arrow_ctg1, whole genome shotgun sequence includes these proteins:
- the LOC119564997 gene encoding uncharacterized protein LOC119564997, producing MSFYRRLRSFFQRLASREHREIHVHKVLVQPAAIEACSGLSPQEQALPEKPQGRKCSWTILSGMKRLCVCCQSHSAMAESSEERTASSPRRWTHLSLKKKAAETQVEAEEVKLQETTDKDEVDLTGTKKEPSDTKGKWEKGSPEEQEEERRTPSPSLTSSSHMTMTPREHPSSAPLHALLMAAVKGLTTPTLQRFRAAEEELRAIVSLHGDKMERVTFKPFSKDRLHVARKCRLIPFLGFGFPGNSETNQ from the exons ATGAGTTTTTACAGAAG GCTTCGTTCCTTTTTCCAAAGACTCGCCTCTCGGGAGCACAGAGAGATCCATGTGCACAAAGTGCTCGTCCAACCTGCAGCCATTGAGGCATGCTCTGGCCTCAGCCCCCAAGAACAGGCCTTGCCAGAGAAGCCCCAGGGAAGGAAATGCTCATGGACCATCCTGTCAGGCATGAAAAGACTCTGTGTCTGTTGCCAATCCCACAGCGCGATGGCAGAGAGCAGTGAGGAGAGAACAGCTTCCTCTCCAAGAAGGTGGACGCACTTGTCCCTGAAGAAGAAAGCAGCTGAGACCcaggtggaggcagaggaggtAAAGCTGCAGGAGACGACAGACAAAGACGAAGTGGATCTTACAG GGACGAAGAAGGAGCCGTCTGACACGAAGGGGAAGTGGGAAAAAGGAAGCCcagaagagcaggaagaagagCGCCGCACTCCCAGCCCCTCATTAACAAGCAGCTCCCATATGACGATG ACCCCCAGGGAGCACCCTTCCTCAGCCCCGCTCCATGCCCTGCTGATGGCAGCCGTGAAGGGTCTGACAACACCCACCCTGCAGAGATTTAGAGCCGCGGAGGAAGAGCTGAGGGCCATCGTATCTCTCCACGGAGACAAGATGGAGAGA GTGACATTCAAGCCCTTCTCCAAAGACCGCCTGCACGTGGCGCGGAAGTGCAGActtattcccttcctgggctttggcTTTCCTGGAAACTCTGAGACTAATCAATGA